From a region of the Tursiops truncatus isolate mTurTru1 chromosome 2, mTurTru1.mat.Y, whole genome shotgun sequence genome:
- the FURIN gene encoding furin isoform X2 produces the protein MELRPWLLWVVAAAGALVLLAADTRGQKVFTNTWAVRIPGGPAVADSVARKHGFLNLGQIFGDYYHFWHRAVTKRSLSPHRPRHSRLQREPQVQWLEQQVAKRRTKRDVYQEPTDPKFPQQWYLSGVTQRDLNVKEAWAQGYTGRGIVVSILDDGIEKNHPDLAGNYDPGASFDVNDQDPDPQPRYTQMNDNRHGTRCAGEVAAVANNGVCGVGVAYNARIGGVRMLDGEVTDAVEARSLGLNPNHIHIYSASWGPEDDGKTVDGPARLAEEAFFRGVSQGRGGLGSIFVWASGNGGREHDSCNCDGYTNSIYTLSISSATQSGNVPWYSEACSSTLATTYSSGNQNEKQIVTTDLRQKCTESHTGTSASAPLAAGIIALTLEANKNLTWRDMQHLVVQTSKPAHLNANDWATNGVGRKVSHSYGYGLLDAGAMVALAQNWTTVTPQRKCIIDILTEPKDIGKRLEVRKTVTACVGEPSHITRLEHTQARLTLSYNRRGDLAIHLVSPMGTRSTLLAARPHDYSADGFNDWAFMTTHSWDEDPSGEWVLEIENTSEANNYGTLTKFTLVLYGTAPEGLPTPPESIGCKTLTSSQACCARKASPCTRRAVSSAALQASLPKSSTRTTAPRTTWRSSGPASVPPATPRVPRARGQPPQTASAAPATPPWTLWSRRAPGKARAAVSRHSRSSHRPRRWRQSRGCGRGCCPHTCPRWWPASAAPSSCWSSSLSSWSCSCARASASEG, from the exons ATGGAGCTGAGGCCCTGGTTGCTATgggtggtagcagcagcaggagcCTTGGTCCTGCTGGCGGCCGATACCCGTGGCCAGAAGGTCTTCACCAATACCTGGGCCGTGCGCATTCCTGGAGGCCCAGCCGTGGCTGACAGTGTGGCACGCAAGCATGGCTTCCTCAACCTGGGCCAG ATCTTCGGCGACTATTACCACTTCTGGCATCGAGCGGTGACAAAGCGGTCCCTGTCACCTCACCGCCCGCGGCACAGCCGGCTGCAGCGGGAACCTCAA GTACAGTGGCTGGAGCAGCAGGTGGCAAAGCGACGGACCAAACGGGACGTGTACCAGGAGCCCACGGACCCCAAGTTTCCCCAGCAGTGGTACCTG TCTGGTGTCACCCAGCGGGACCTGAACGTGAAGGAGGCCTGGGCCCAGGGCTACACGGGGCGTGGCATTGTGGTCTCCATTCTGGACGATGGCATCGAGAAGAACCACCCGGACTTGGCAGGCAATTAT GATCCTGGGGCCAGCTTCGATGTCAATGACCAGGACCCTGACCCCCAGCCTCGGTACACGCAGATGAATGACAACAG GCATGGCACACGGTGTGCAGGCGAGGTGGCTGCAGTGGCCAACAACGGTGTCTGTGGTGTAGGCGTGGCCTACAATGCCCGTATTGGAG GGGTGCGCATGCTGGACGGTGAAGTGACAGATGCGGTAGAGGCACGCTCGCTGGGCCTGAATCCCAACCACATCCACATCTACAGCGCCAGTTGGGGCCCCGAGGACGACGGCAAGACCGTGGATGGGCCAGCCCGCCTTGCTGAGGAGGCCTTCTTCCGGGGGGTCAGCCAG GGCCGCGGGGGGCTGGGCTCCATCTTTGTCTGGGCCTCTGGGAACGGGGGCCGGGAACATGACAGCTGCAACTGCGACGGCTACACCAACAGCATCTACACGCTGTCCATCAGCAGCGCCACGCAGTCTGGCAACGTGCCCTGGTACAGTGAGGCCTGCTCGTCCACGCTGGCCACAACCTACAGCAGTGGAAACCAGAACGAGAAGCAGATC GTGACCACTGATCTGCGGCAGAAGTGTACGGAGTCTCACACAGGcacctctgcctctgccccctTGGCAGCGGGCATCATCGCTCTCACCCTGGAGGCCAA TAAGAACCTCACCTGGCGGGACATGCAGCACCTGGTGGTACAGACCTCAAAGCCAGCCCACCTCAATGCTAACGACTGGGCCACCAATGGTGTGGGCCGCAAAG TGAGCCATTCGTATGGCTACGGGTTACTGGACGCAGGTGCCATGGTGGCTCTGGCCCAGAACTGGACGACGGTGACCCCTCAGCGGAAGTGCATCATCGACATCCTCACTGAGCCCAA GGACATCGGGAAGCGTCTGGAGGTGCGGAAGACTGTGACCGCCTGCGTGGGGGAGCCCAGCCACATCACGCGGCTGGAACACACTCAGGCGCGGCTCACCCTGTCATACAACCGCCGCGGTGACCTGGCCATCCACCTGGTCAGCCCCATGGGCACCCGCTCCACCCTGCTGGCCGCCAG GCCGCACGACTACTCTGCAGACGGGTTTAACGACTGGGCCTTCATGACGACCCATTCCTGGGACGAGGACCCCTCTGGCGAGTGGGTCCTGGAGATAGAAAACACCAGTGAAGCAAATAACTATG GGACACTGACCAAGTTCACCCTCGTGCTGTACGGCACAGCCCCCGAGGGGCTGCCCACACCTCCTGAGAGCATCGGCTGCAAGACCCTCACGTCCAGCCAGGCCTGT TGTGCGAGGAAGGCTTCTCCCTGCACCAGAAGAGCTGTGTCCAGCGCTGCCCTCCAGGCTTCACTCCCCAAGTCCTCGACACGCACTACAGCACCGAGAACAACGTGGAGATCATCCGGGCCAGCGTCTGTGCCCCCTGCCACGCCTCGTGTGCCACGTGCCAGGGGCCAGCCCCCACAGACTGCCTCAGCTGCCCCAGCCACGCCTCCCTGGACCCTGTGGAGCAGACGTGCTCCCGGCAAAGCCAGAGCAGCCGTGAGTCGCCACAGCCGCAGCAGCCACCGCCCGCGGAGGTGGAGGCAGAGCCGCGGCTGCGGGAGGGGCTGCTGCCCTCACACCTGCCCGAGGTGGTGGCCGGCCTCAGCTGCGCCTTCATCGTGCTGGTCTTCGTCACTGTCTTCCTGGTCCTGCAGCTGCGCTCGGGCTTCAGCTTCCGAGGGGTGA
- the FURIN gene encoding furin isoform X1 has protein sequence MELRPWLLWVVAAAGALVLLAADTRGQKVFTNTWAVRIPGGPAVADSVARKHGFLNLGQIFGDYYHFWHRAVTKRSLSPHRPRHSRLQREPQVQWLEQQVAKRRTKRDVYQEPTDPKFPQQWYLSGVTQRDLNVKEAWAQGYTGRGIVVSILDDGIEKNHPDLAGNYDPGASFDVNDQDPDPQPRYTQMNDNRHGTRCAGEVAAVANNGVCGVGVAYNARIGGVRMLDGEVTDAVEARSLGLNPNHIHIYSASWGPEDDGKTVDGPARLAEEAFFRGVSQGRGGLGSIFVWASGNGGREHDSCNCDGYTNSIYTLSISSATQSGNVPWYSEACSSTLATTYSSGNQNEKQIVTTDLRQKCTESHTGTSASAPLAAGIIALTLEANKNLTWRDMQHLVVQTSKPAHLNANDWATNGVGRKVSHSYGYGLLDAGAMVALAQNWTTVTPQRKCIIDILTEPKDIGKRLEVRKTVTACVGEPSHITRLEHTQARLTLSYNRRGDLAIHLVSPMGTRSTLLAARPHDYSADGFNDWAFMTTHSWDEDPSGEWVLEIENTSEANNYGTLTKFTLVLYGTAPEGLPTPPESIGCKTLTSSQACVVCEEGFSLHQKSCVQRCPPGFTPQVLDTHYSTENNVEIIRASVCAPCHASCATCQGPAPTDCLSCPSHASLDPVEQTCSRQSQSSRESPQPQQPPPAEVEAEPRLREGLLPSHLPEVVAGLSCAFIVLVFVTVFLVLQLRSGFSFRGVKVYTMDRGLISYKGLPPEAWQEECPSDSEEDEGRGERTAFIKDQSAL, from the exons ATGGAGCTGAGGCCCTGGTTGCTATgggtggtagcagcagcaggagcCTTGGTCCTGCTGGCGGCCGATACCCGTGGCCAGAAGGTCTTCACCAATACCTGGGCCGTGCGCATTCCTGGAGGCCCAGCCGTGGCTGACAGTGTGGCACGCAAGCATGGCTTCCTCAACCTGGGCCAG ATCTTCGGCGACTATTACCACTTCTGGCATCGAGCGGTGACAAAGCGGTCCCTGTCACCTCACCGCCCGCGGCACAGCCGGCTGCAGCGGGAACCTCAA GTACAGTGGCTGGAGCAGCAGGTGGCAAAGCGACGGACCAAACGGGACGTGTACCAGGAGCCCACGGACCCCAAGTTTCCCCAGCAGTGGTACCTG TCTGGTGTCACCCAGCGGGACCTGAACGTGAAGGAGGCCTGGGCCCAGGGCTACACGGGGCGTGGCATTGTGGTCTCCATTCTGGACGATGGCATCGAGAAGAACCACCCGGACTTGGCAGGCAATTAT GATCCTGGGGCCAGCTTCGATGTCAATGACCAGGACCCTGACCCCCAGCCTCGGTACACGCAGATGAATGACAACAG GCATGGCACACGGTGTGCAGGCGAGGTGGCTGCAGTGGCCAACAACGGTGTCTGTGGTGTAGGCGTGGCCTACAATGCCCGTATTGGAG GGGTGCGCATGCTGGACGGTGAAGTGACAGATGCGGTAGAGGCACGCTCGCTGGGCCTGAATCCCAACCACATCCACATCTACAGCGCCAGTTGGGGCCCCGAGGACGACGGCAAGACCGTGGATGGGCCAGCCCGCCTTGCTGAGGAGGCCTTCTTCCGGGGGGTCAGCCAG GGCCGCGGGGGGCTGGGCTCCATCTTTGTCTGGGCCTCTGGGAACGGGGGCCGGGAACATGACAGCTGCAACTGCGACGGCTACACCAACAGCATCTACACGCTGTCCATCAGCAGCGCCACGCAGTCTGGCAACGTGCCCTGGTACAGTGAGGCCTGCTCGTCCACGCTGGCCACAACCTACAGCAGTGGAAACCAGAACGAGAAGCAGATC GTGACCACTGATCTGCGGCAGAAGTGTACGGAGTCTCACACAGGcacctctgcctctgccccctTGGCAGCGGGCATCATCGCTCTCACCCTGGAGGCCAA TAAGAACCTCACCTGGCGGGACATGCAGCACCTGGTGGTACAGACCTCAAAGCCAGCCCACCTCAATGCTAACGACTGGGCCACCAATGGTGTGGGCCGCAAAG TGAGCCATTCGTATGGCTACGGGTTACTGGACGCAGGTGCCATGGTGGCTCTGGCCCAGAACTGGACGACGGTGACCCCTCAGCGGAAGTGCATCATCGACATCCTCACTGAGCCCAA GGACATCGGGAAGCGTCTGGAGGTGCGGAAGACTGTGACCGCCTGCGTGGGGGAGCCCAGCCACATCACGCGGCTGGAACACACTCAGGCGCGGCTCACCCTGTCATACAACCGCCGCGGTGACCTGGCCATCCACCTGGTCAGCCCCATGGGCACCCGCTCCACCCTGCTGGCCGCCAG GCCGCACGACTACTCTGCAGACGGGTTTAACGACTGGGCCTTCATGACGACCCATTCCTGGGACGAGGACCCCTCTGGCGAGTGGGTCCTGGAGATAGAAAACACCAGTGAAGCAAATAACTATG GGACACTGACCAAGTTCACCCTCGTGCTGTACGGCACAGCCCCCGAGGGGCTGCCCACACCTCCTGAGAGCATCGGCTGCAAGACCCTCACGTCCAGCCAGGCCTGTGTGG TGTGCGAGGAAGGCTTCTCCCTGCACCAGAAGAGCTGTGTCCAGCGCTGCCCTCCAGGCTTCACTCCCCAAGTCCTCGACACGCACTACAGCACCGAGAACAACGTGGAGATCATCCGGGCCAGCGTCTGTGCCCCCTGCCACGCCTCGTGTGCCACGTGCCAGGGGCCAGCCCCCACAGACTGCCTCAGCTGCCCCAGCCACGCCTCCCTGGACCCTGTGGAGCAGACGTGCTCCCGGCAAAGCCAGAGCAGCCGTGAGTCGCCACAGCCGCAGCAGCCACCGCCCGCGGAGGTGGAGGCAGAGCCGCGGCTGCGGGAGGGGCTGCTGCCCTCACACCTGCCCGAGGTGGTGGCCGGCCTCAGCTGCGCCTTCATCGTGCTGGTCTTCGTCACTGTCTTCCTGGTCCTGCAGCTGCGCTCGGGCTTCAGCTTCCGAGGGGTGAAGGTGTACACCATGGACCGTGGCCTCATCTCCTACAAGGGGCTGCCCCCCGAAGCCTGGCAGGAGGAGTGCCCGTCCGACTCAGAAGAGGACGAGGGCCGGGGCGAGAGGACCGCCTTTATTAAAGACCAGAGCGCCCTTTGA
- the FES gene encoding tyrosine-protein kinase Fes/Fps isoform X1 produces the protein MGFSSELCSPQGHGAVQQMQEAELRLLEGMRKWMAQRVKSDREYAGLLHHMSLQDSGGQSRGISPQSPISQTWAEITSQTEGLSRLLRQHAEDLNSGPLSKLSLLIRERQQLRKTYNEQWQQLQQELTKTHSQDIEKLKSQYRALARDSAQARRKYQEASKDKDRDKAKDKYVRSLWKLFAHHNRYVLGVRAAQLHHQHHHRLMLPGLLQSLQDLHQEMACILKEILQEYLEISSLVQDEVVAIHQEMAAAVAHIQPEAEYQGFLHQYGSTPDVPPCVTFDESLLEEAELLEPGELQLNELTVESVQHTLTSVTEELAVATETVLSQQEVVTQLQHELWTEEQTTHPRERVQLLGKKQVLQEALQGLQVALCSQAKLQAQQELLQAKLEQLGPGKPLPVLLLQDDRHSTSSSEQEREGGRTPTLEILKSHISGIFRPKFSLPPPLQLVPEVQKPLHEQLWYHGAIPRAEVAELLTHSGDFVVRESQGKQEYVLSVLWDGQPRHFIIQCADNLYRLEGDGFPSIPLLVDHLLRSQQPLTKKSGIILNRAVPKDKWALSHEDLVLGEQIGRGNFGEVFSGRLRADNTLVAVKSCRETLPPDLKAKFLQEARILKQYSHPNIVRLIGVCTQKQPIYIVMELVQGGDFLTFLRTEGARLRVKTLLQMVGDAAAGMEYLESKCCIHRDLAARNCLVTEKNVLKISDFGMSREEADGIYAASGGLRQVPVKWTAPEALNYGRYSSESDVWSFGILLWETFSLGASPYPNLSNQQTREFVEKGGRLPCPELCPDAVFRLMEQCWASEPGQRPSFSTIYQELQSIRKRHR, from the exons ATGGGCTTCTCTTCGGAGCTGTGCAGTCCCCAGGGCCACGGGGCAGTGCAGCAGATGCAGGAGGCCGAGCTTCGGCTGCTGGAGGGCATGAGGAAGTGGATGGCCCAGCGGGTCAAGAGTGACAGAGAATATGCTGGGCTGCTGCACCACATGTCACTGCAGGACAGCGGGGGCCAGAGCCGGGGCATCAGCCCCCAGAGCCCCATCAGTCAG ACCTGGGCAGAGATCACCAGCCAGACGGAGGGCCTGAGCCGGTTGCTGAGGCAGCACGCAGAAGATCTGAACTCAGGGCCGCTGAGCAAGCTGAGCCTGTTGATCCGGGAGCGGCAGCAGCTGCGCAAGACTTACAACGAGCAGTGGCAGCAGCTCCAGCAGGAGCTCACCaag aCCCACAGCCAGGACATTGAGAAGCTGAAGAGCCAGTACCGAGCCCTGGCACGGGACAGTGCCCAGGCCCGACGCAAGTACCAGGAGGCCAGCAAAG ACAAAGACCGTGACAAAGCCAAGGACAAGTACGTGCGCAGCTTGTGGAAGCTCTTCGCTCACCACAACCGCTATGTGCTGGGCGTGCGGGCCGCACAGCtacaccaccagcaccaccaccggCTCATGCTGCCTGGCCTGCTCCAGTCCCTGCAGGACCTGCACCAGGAGATGGCGTGCATCTT gaaggagatCCTGCAGGAATACCTGGAGATTAGCAGCCTGGTGCAGGACGAGGTGGTGGCCATTCACCAGGAGATGGCTGCAGCGGTTGCCCACATCCAGCCCGAGGCCGAGTACCAAGGCTTCCTGCACCAGTATGG GTCCACACCTGACGTCCCACCCTGTGTCACCTTTGATGAGTCGCTGCTTGAGGAGGCTGAACTGCTGGAGCCCGGGGAGCTGCAGCTGAACGAGCTGACTGTGGAAAGCGTGCAGCACAC GCTGACCTCAGTGACAGAAGAACTGGCCGTGGCCACTGAGACAGTGCTCAGCCAGCAGGAGGTGGTCACTCAGCTGCAGCACGAGCTCTGGACTGAGGAGCAGACCACCCACCCCCGGGAGCG GGTGCAGCTGCTGGGCAAGAAGCAGGTGCTGCAGGAGGCACTGCAGGGGCTGCAGGTAGCGCTGTGCAGCCAGGCCAAGCTGCAGGCCCAGCAGGAGCTGCTGCAGGCCAagctggagcagctgggccccggtAAGCCCCTGCCCGTGCTGCTGCTGCAGGACGACCGCCACTCCACCTCGTCCTCG GAGCAGGAGCGAGAAGGGGGAAGGACACCCACCCTGGAGATCCTTAAGAGCCACATCTCAGGAATCTTCCGCCCCAAGTTCTCG CTCCCCCCACCGCTGCAGCTCGTTCCAGAGGTGCAGAAGCCCCTGCATGAGCAGCTGTGGTACCATGGAGCCATCCCGCGGGCAGAGGTGGCTGAGCTGCTGACACATTCTGGGGACTTCGTGGTCCGGGAGAGCCAGGGCAAGCAGGAGTACGTGCTGTCTGTGCTGTGGGACGGCCAGCCTCGACACTTCATCATCCAGTGTGCTGAT AACCTCTACCGACTGGAAGGAGATGGCTTTCCCAGCATCCCCTTGCTCGTAGACCACCTGTTGCGCTCCCAGCAGCCCCTCACCAAGAAGAGCGGTATCATCCTGAACAGGGCTGTGCCCAAG GACAAGTGGGCACTAAGCCACGAGGACCTGGTGTTGGGTGAGCAGATTGGGCGG GGGAACTTTGGCGAAGTATTCAGCGGACGCCTGAGAGCAGACAACACCCTGGTGGCCGTGAAATCTTGCCGCGAGACGCTCCCACCCGACCTCAAGGCCAAGTTTCTGCAGGAAGCGAG gatTCTGAAGCAGTACAGCCACCCCAACATCGTGCGTCTCATCGGCGTCTGCACCCAGAAGCAGCCCATCTACATCGTCATGGAGCTTGTGCAGG GGGGCGACTTCCTGACCTTCCTCCGGACAGAGGGAGCCCGCCTGAGGGTGAAGACTCTGCTGCAGATGGTAGGGGACGCGGCTGCGGGCATGGAGTATCTGGAGAGCAAGTGCTGCATCCACCG GGACCTGGCCGCTCGGAACTGCCTAGTGACAGAGAAGAATGTCCTGAAGATCAGTGACTTTGGGATGTCCCGGGAGGAAGCCGACGGGATCTACGCAGCCTCGGGGGGTCTCAGACAAGTTCCCGTGAAGTGGACCGCACCGGAGGCCCTGAACTACG GCCGCTACTCCTCTGAGAGCGACGTGTGGAGCTTTGGCATCTTGCTCTGGGAGACTTTCAGCCTGGGGGCCTCCCCCTACCCCAACCTCAGCAATCAGCAGACTCGGGAGTTTGTGGAAAAGG GGGGCCGCCTGCCTTGCCCCGAACTGTGCCCCGATGCTGTGTTCAGACTCATGGAGCAGTGCTGGGCCTCCGAGCCCGGGCAGCGACCCAGCTTCAGCACCATCTACCAGGAGCTGCAGAGCATCCGAAAGCGGCATCGGTGA
- the FES gene encoding tyrosine-protein kinase Fes/Fps isoform X2, which translates to MGFSSELCSPQGHGAVQQMQEAELRLLEGMRKWMAQRVKSDREYAGLLHHMSLQDSGGQSRGISPQSPISQTWAEITSQTEGLSRLLRQHAEDLNSGPLSKLSLLIRERQQLRKTYNEQWQQLQQELTKTHSQDIEKLKSQYRALARDSAQARRKYQEASKDKDRDKAKDKYVRSLWKLFAHHNRYVLGVRAAQLHHQHHHRLMLPGLLQSLQDLHQEMACILSTPDVPPCVTFDESLLEEAELLEPGELQLNELTVESVQHTLTSVTEELAVATETVLSQQEVVTQLQHELWTEEQTTHPRERVQLLGKKQVLQEALQGLQVALCSQAKLQAQQELLQAKLEQLGPGKPLPVLLLQDDRHSTSSSEQEREGGRTPTLEILKSHISGIFRPKFSLPPPLQLVPEVQKPLHEQLWYHGAIPRAEVAELLTHSGDFVVRESQGKQEYVLSVLWDGQPRHFIIQCADNLYRLEGDGFPSIPLLVDHLLRSQQPLTKKSGIILNRAVPKDKWALSHEDLVLGEQIGRGNFGEVFSGRLRADNTLVAVKSCRETLPPDLKAKFLQEARILKQYSHPNIVRLIGVCTQKQPIYIVMELVQGGDFLTFLRTEGARLRVKTLLQMVGDAAAGMEYLESKCCIHRDLAARNCLVTEKNVLKISDFGMSREEADGIYAASGGLRQVPVKWTAPEALNYGRYSSESDVWSFGILLWETFSLGASPYPNLSNQQTREFVEKGGRLPCPELCPDAVFRLMEQCWASEPGQRPSFSTIYQELQSIRKRHR; encoded by the exons ATGGGCTTCTCTTCGGAGCTGTGCAGTCCCCAGGGCCACGGGGCAGTGCAGCAGATGCAGGAGGCCGAGCTTCGGCTGCTGGAGGGCATGAGGAAGTGGATGGCCCAGCGGGTCAAGAGTGACAGAGAATATGCTGGGCTGCTGCACCACATGTCACTGCAGGACAGCGGGGGCCAGAGCCGGGGCATCAGCCCCCAGAGCCCCATCAGTCAG ACCTGGGCAGAGATCACCAGCCAGACGGAGGGCCTGAGCCGGTTGCTGAGGCAGCACGCAGAAGATCTGAACTCAGGGCCGCTGAGCAAGCTGAGCCTGTTGATCCGGGAGCGGCAGCAGCTGCGCAAGACTTACAACGAGCAGTGGCAGCAGCTCCAGCAGGAGCTCACCaag aCCCACAGCCAGGACATTGAGAAGCTGAAGAGCCAGTACCGAGCCCTGGCACGGGACAGTGCCCAGGCCCGACGCAAGTACCAGGAGGCCAGCAAAG ACAAAGACCGTGACAAAGCCAAGGACAAGTACGTGCGCAGCTTGTGGAAGCTCTTCGCTCACCACAACCGCTATGTGCTGGGCGTGCGGGCCGCACAGCtacaccaccagcaccaccaccggCTCATGCTGCCTGGCCTGCTCCAGTCCCTGCAGGACCTGCACCAGGAGATGGCGTGCATCTT GTCCACACCTGACGTCCCACCCTGTGTCACCTTTGATGAGTCGCTGCTTGAGGAGGCTGAACTGCTGGAGCCCGGGGAGCTGCAGCTGAACGAGCTGACTGTGGAAAGCGTGCAGCACAC GCTGACCTCAGTGACAGAAGAACTGGCCGTGGCCACTGAGACAGTGCTCAGCCAGCAGGAGGTGGTCACTCAGCTGCAGCACGAGCTCTGGACTGAGGAGCAGACCACCCACCCCCGGGAGCG GGTGCAGCTGCTGGGCAAGAAGCAGGTGCTGCAGGAGGCACTGCAGGGGCTGCAGGTAGCGCTGTGCAGCCAGGCCAAGCTGCAGGCCCAGCAGGAGCTGCTGCAGGCCAagctggagcagctgggccccggtAAGCCCCTGCCCGTGCTGCTGCTGCAGGACGACCGCCACTCCACCTCGTCCTCG GAGCAGGAGCGAGAAGGGGGAAGGACACCCACCCTGGAGATCCTTAAGAGCCACATCTCAGGAATCTTCCGCCCCAAGTTCTCG CTCCCCCCACCGCTGCAGCTCGTTCCAGAGGTGCAGAAGCCCCTGCATGAGCAGCTGTGGTACCATGGAGCCATCCCGCGGGCAGAGGTGGCTGAGCTGCTGACACATTCTGGGGACTTCGTGGTCCGGGAGAGCCAGGGCAAGCAGGAGTACGTGCTGTCTGTGCTGTGGGACGGCCAGCCTCGACACTTCATCATCCAGTGTGCTGAT AACCTCTACCGACTGGAAGGAGATGGCTTTCCCAGCATCCCCTTGCTCGTAGACCACCTGTTGCGCTCCCAGCAGCCCCTCACCAAGAAGAGCGGTATCATCCTGAACAGGGCTGTGCCCAAG GACAAGTGGGCACTAAGCCACGAGGACCTGGTGTTGGGTGAGCAGATTGGGCGG GGGAACTTTGGCGAAGTATTCAGCGGACGCCTGAGAGCAGACAACACCCTGGTGGCCGTGAAATCTTGCCGCGAGACGCTCCCACCCGACCTCAAGGCCAAGTTTCTGCAGGAAGCGAG gatTCTGAAGCAGTACAGCCACCCCAACATCGTGCGTCTCATCGGCGTCTGCACCCAGAAGCAGCCCATCTACATCGTCATGGAGCTTGTGCAGG GGGGCGACTTCCTGACCTTCCTCCGGACAGAGGGAGCCCGCCTGAGGGTGAAGACTCTGCTGCAGATGGTAGGGGACGCGGCTGCGGGCATGGAGTATCTGGAGAGCAAGTGCTGCATCCACCG GGACCTGGCCGCTCGGAACTGCCTAGTGACAGAGAAGAATGTCCTGAAGATCAGTGACTTTGGGATGTCCCGGGAGGAAGCCGACGGGATCTACGCAGCCTCGGGGGGTCTCAGACAAGTTCCCGTGAAGTGGACCGCACCGGAGGCCCTGAACTACG GCCGCTACTCCTCTGAGAGCGACGTGTGGAGCTTTGGCATCTTGCTCTGGGAGACTTTCAGCCTGGGGGCCTCCCCCTACCCCAACCTCAGCAATCAGCAGACTCGGGAGTTTGTGGAAAAGG GGGGCCGCCTGCCTTGCCCCGAACTGTGCCCCGATGCTGTGTTCAGACTCATGGAGCAGTGCTGGGCCTCCGAGCCCGGGCAGCGACCCAGCTTCAGCACCATCTACCAGGAGCTGCAGAGCATCCGAAAGCGGCATCGGTGA